In the Scomber japonicus isolate fScoJap1 chromosome 18, fScoJap1.pri, whole genome shotgun sequence genome, one interval contains:
- the svilc gene encoding supervillin: MDAMENPVLEPRSERIARYKAERRRELAERFGNMEELPSKWVRRDGKEVHDPTTQPLKEMLNSEGILSLGERINGRSRKVTNGLEADTSAESNYLRRQGSQDSASMLSGEGHLVPHGLDAPQLHTRVSVGQLRSALLRQTGSGAKPEKVSPDAGRATSSLDLAVKPGPEGSRRRTRRYLPGGSGGGRKTSERFRTQPITANEMEESSGLLDADEEENTKADVKTDDRAKMSVAAKMSLFKELEKSAAPEASDFLKPRAGSVSHERRVRRGNEQRFLTQPITCEEMVAISAPNPAPPVEAQTEQADSAEDGDENCKLSMSEKLALFNKLSLPGRQGDGNAEGPPERRRQKGARYRTQPITVEEVNLLQKGPVQLPAFCLSPHLSDRQQASSVNLKPSEVRLSQPRPDTGSEPVEPSPTQQNLPRCESEPGLRGILKKSRSGGPEWSMTESNKLDAPFSHEQNGGGCGEAEIQGRMESTERQEIPVAAPRRERRQASGVEGGSLTGAPWRQRARARRETIACTPIRVLTDQDDPNEERSCQVKPEEQSVSSVEQDTDLTGRVQQEDGQESARQRNEGHVQVTLVDGTTTLQETTNNSSNKEETETFHEEHVNPQCWTSMSFEAQEVSSPTKNQIQPQWRQKAKEVEDEQPQMVETEEIYTQQKPEEQDGCMTKRSLGSPESDRRNDTSHHQRHSTEALTSTHDEISVQPVMEFEAAQQSAPLSVTTQEVKEVTPVDDPNTCDGVSFYIEQSPPSACEPPPCRDTAATESEQDLDIFCQTNTPILTSAVAEHRRSVRPSRRTQGSRNPLRALAAREDITQDYMGEMGNTAPEERSQSEKKSKNSSVADSNHARSEDFSSSDAATNQSRPPFSSLMLLHVKGRRHVEVRLVEPSVRSLNSGDCFLLVTPEHCIVWSGEFANEQEKLKASELASLIQSQKDLGCQASQVIHLEEGLNSDSSLAEDFWSLLGGRTHYRGAGAPGEDELYECGVVESNCVYRLVENRLVPQEQAWACIPSISLLGPCEALVFDFGSEVYLWHGQDVSLSRRNVALQLTHQVWAGPYDYSNCRVNPLDPTQSNPSTQLRGEGRPSWALLGCISEHNETALFKEKFLDWTGSSGEVEKAVPVKDESQFIPVRSSSPVSPSSDHLSPCDAKVLVSSQSAEGDGLVHNVLAGVDVQRGHGVITLEEGHQIKLETVAVDTWHVQEFDDSEVLVESTGQLHEGDSYVIRWTYSISTVDETNSPDDCGQKENTVFFLWRGRHSSVSGRDTAAFLSIGMNNYEESQVVVPQGQEPPCFLQLFQGGLVIHKGRREESSTNAAEWRLFLVRGELPEEGLLLEVDCCCVGLRSRGCAVLLNSQQGVLYLWSGCKAQSSSKEVSKRAVDRLTQVCPPELGLSKSSPLNVQVVEEGSEPADFWTALGEMDRKAYDCMLQDPGKYNFTPRLFHLSASSGSFKAEELQSPTRLPGLVMAMPFVQESLYAAPQPALFLLDNRLEVYLWQRGQPEQTESSALAWSRWHNERRCAMQTALQYCKEMNPRRPPQAYLIFEGSEPLTFTNVFPRWERSLGPHTQGDAGRVKLTLVQDALAQLMKTQYPLEELLRSPLPEGVDPQHLEVYLSDQDFQTILEMKRDEYASLPDWKQIDLKKSKGLLF; the protein is encoded by the exons ATGGATGCCATGGAGAACCCGGTCCTGGAGCCCAGGTCAGAGCGGATTGCTCGCTACAAGGCTGAGAGGAGGCGGGAACTGGCTGAACGCTTCGGCAACATGGAGGAACTACCTTCAAAGTGGGTGAGGAGGGATGGGAAAGAGGTGCACGACCCGACGACCCAACCCCTCAAAGAGATGCTGAACTCAGAGGGCATCTTGTCGCTCGGTGAAAGGATTAACGGCAGGTCGCGCAAGGTCACAAATGGATTAGAGGCAGATACTTCTGCAGAATCCAACTACCTGAGAAG GCAGGGTTCCCAGGACTCTGCCAGCATGCTGAGTGGGGAGGGGCACCTCGTCCCTCATGGACTCGATGCCCCGCAGCTCCACACTCGAGTATCAGTGGGCCAGTTGAGAAGTGCCCTTCTGCGGCAGACCGGGAGTGGAGCGAAGCCCGAGAAAGT CAGCCCTGATGCTGGGCGAGCCACGTCCTCTCTTGACCTGGCAGTGAAGCCAGGCCCTGAGGGGAGCCGGCGACGCACCCGGCGTTACCTCCCCGGCGGGTCAGGCGGCGGTCGCAAGACCAGTGAACGCTTCAGgacacagccaatcacagccaatGAGATGGAGGAGAGCAGCGG GCTGTTGGATGCAGACGAAGAGGAGAACACTAAAG CGGATGTGAAAACCGATGACAGAGCCAAAATGAGCGTGGCAGCCAAGATGTCTTTGTTCAAA GAGCTGGAGAAGTCTGCTGCCCCCGAGGCCTCGGACTTCCTGAAGCCTCGTGCAGGGAGTGTCTCTCATGAACGGAGAGTTCGCCGTGGCAACGAGCAACGCTTTCTTACCCAGCCAATCACCTGTGAGGAAATGGTGGCTATCAG CGCCCCCAACCCAGCACCACCAGTGGAGGCCCAGACTGAGCAGGCTGACTCAGCGGAGGACGGTGATGAGAACTGCAAGCTGAGCATGAGTGAGAAGCTGGCCCTCTTCAACAAACTGTCTCTGCCGGGGAGGCAGGGGGACGGCAATGCCGAAGGACCCCCAGAGAGACGGAGGCAGAAGGGGGCTCGATATCGTACACAGCCCATCACTGTGGAGGAGGTCAACCTG CTCCAGAAAGGCCCCGTACAGCTTCCTGCGTTCTGTTTGTCCCCTCATCTGTCCGACAGACAGCAGGCCTCGTCTGTCAACCTAAAACCTAGTGAGGTACGCCTTTCCCAGCCAAGACCTGATACTGGTTCCGAGCCTGTGGAGCCCAGTCCTACCCAGCAAAACTTGCCGCGCTGTGAGTCGGAGCCAGGCTTGAGAGGAATCCTGAAGAAGAGCCGCTCTGGGGGCCCAGAGTGGAGCATGACGGAGAGCAATAAGCTGGATGCACCCTTCAGCCATGAACAGAATGGTGGAGGCTGTGGAGAGGCAGAGATTCAGGGTAGGATGGAGAGCACTGAGAGGCAGGAAATACCTGTAGCAGCACCACGGAGAGAGAGGCGACAGGCTTCAGGTGTGGAAGGAGGCTCATTGACTGGTGCCCCCTGGAGGCAGAGGGCTCGAGCCAGGAGGGAAACCATTGCCTGTACACCAATAAGAGTCTTAACAGATCAGGACGATCCTAATGAGGAGAGGTCCTGTCAGGTCAAGCCAGAGGAACAGTCAGTTTCTTCTGTGGAACAAGACACGGATTTGACCGGGAGAGTCCA GCAAGAGGATGGGCAAGAGAGTGCAagacagaggaatgaaggacatgTTCAGGTCACCCTGGTGGATGGCACTACTACTCTGCAGGAGACAACCAATAACAGCAGTAACAAG GAAGAGACAGAAACCTTTCATGAGGAACACGTCAATCCTCAGTGCTGG ACCAGCATGTCCTTTGAGGCTCAAGAAGTCTCCTCTCCCACCAAGAACCAGATTCAGCCTCAGTGGAGGCAAAAG gCAAAAGAAGTTGAGGATGAGCAACCTCAGATGGTCGAAACGGAAGAAATTTATACACAGCAGAAACCTGAAGAGCAGGATGGATGCATGACTAAGAGAA GTCTTGGGTCTCCAGAATCAGACAGAAGAAATGACACCTCCCATCACCAGAGGCACTCCACTGAAGCCCTAACATCCACACATGATG AGATCTCTGTGCAGCCAGTGATGGAGTTTGAAG CAGCTCAGCAGAGTGCTCCACTCTCAGTAACTACacaggaggtgaaggaggtgaCACCTGTGGATGATCCGAATACGTGTGATGGTGTAAGTTTCTACATCGAGCAGTCGCCTCCCTCTGCCTGTGAACCCCCACCATGTAGAGATACTGCTGCCACAGAGAGTGAGCAGGACCTGGATATCTTCTGCCAGACCAACACACCCAT ACTGACATCAGCAGTAGCAGAGCACAGGCGGTCGGTGCGTCCGTCCCGTCGGACGCAGGGTTCCAGAAACCCTCTGCGGGCTCTGGCAGCCCGGGAGGACATCACGCAGGACTACATGGGGGAGATGGGTAACACAGCCCCTGAGGAAAGGAGCCAATCAGAAAAGA AGTCTAAGAACTCCTCTGTGGCAGATTCAAATCACGCCAGGTCAGAAGACTTCTCTTCCTCAGACGCTGCGACTAACCAGTCTCGTCCTCCATTCAGCAGCCTGATGCTCTTGCACGTCAAAG GTAGGCGGCATGTCGAGGTCCGTCTGGTGGAGCCCTCGGTGCGGTCGCTGAACAGCGGAGACTGCTTCCTGCTGGTCACTCCGGAGCACTGCATCGTGTGGAGCGGAGAGTTCGCAAACGAGCAAGAAAAATTAAAG GCCTCGGAGCTGGCGTCACTCATCCAGAGCCAGAAGGATCTGGGCTGTCAAGCCTCCCAGGTCATCCACCTGGAGGAGGGGCTGAACTCTGACAGCAGCCTGGCTGAAGACTTCTGGAGCCTtctgggaggaaggacacattaCAGAG GAGCGGGTGCACCAGGGGAGGATGAGCTCTATGAGTGCGGTGTGGTGGAGTCCAACTGTGTGTACAGGCTGGTGGAGAACAGACTGGTGCCCCAAGAACAGGCCTGGGCCTGCATCCCCAGCATCTCTCTGCTGGGACCCTGTGAG GCTCTGGTGTTTGATTTTGGCAGCGAGGTGTACCTATGGCACGGACAGGATGTCTCCCTCAGCAGGAGGAATGTTGCTCTCCAGCTGACTCACCAAGTGTGGGCCGGACCGTATGACTACAGCAACTGTCGAGTCAACCCACTGGATCCCACACAGAGTAACCCGAGCACACAGCT GAGGGGAGAGGGCCGTCCGAGCTGGGCCCTGTTGGGCTGTATCTCAGAGCACAACGAGACGGCTCTGTTCAAAGAGAAGTTCCTGGATTGGACGGGCAGTAGTGGCGAAGTGGAGAAAGCTGTCCCAGTGAAGGATGAGTCACAG TTCATCCCAGTTCGGTCGTCCTCGCCTGTCTCCCCATCGTCAGACCATCTGAGCCCCTGTGATGCCAAGGTTCTAGTGTCCAGCCAATCAGCAGAAGGGGACGGCTTGGTGCACAATGTGCTGGCCGGCGTCGATGTCCAAAGGGGTCACGGGGTCATCACACTGGAAGAGGGGCATCAGATCAAGCTTGAGACGGTTGCCGTGGACACCTGGCACGTCCAGGAGTTTGATGACAGTGAAGTTCTCGTAGAGAGCACCGGACAACTTCATGAGGGAGACTCCTACGTCATCCGCTGGACATACAGCATAAGCACTGTTG ATGAGACAAACAGCCCCGATGATTgtggacaaaaagaaaacacagtttTCTTCCTTTGGCGAGGCCGTCACTCCAGCGTCAGTGGGCGGGACACCGCTGCTTTTCTGTCCATTGGGATGAACAACTATGAAGAATCCCAG GTGGTGGTTCCTCAGGGACAGGAACCTCCTTGTTTCCTGCAGCTTTTCCAGGGAGGCCTGGTCATTCACAAGGGCAGGCGAGAGGAGTCCTCAACTAATGCAG CAGAGTGGAGGTTGTTCTTAGTGCGAGGGGAGCTCCCAGAGGAGGGCTTGCTGTTAGAAGTGGATTGCTGCTGTGTAGGTCTGAGGTCCAGGGGCTGTGCTGTCCTGCTCAATAGCCAACAGGGGGTGCTGTATCTCTGGTCTGGCTGTAAAGCTCAGAGTAGCTCCAAAGAGGTTTCCAAGAGGGCAGTGGATCGTCTTACTCAAGT gtGTCCACCAGAGTTGGGTCTCAGCAAAAGCAGCCCTCTGAATGTGCAGGTAGTTGAAGAAGGTTCAGAGCCTGCAGACTTCTGGACAGCACTAGGAGAAATGGACAGGAAGGCCTATGACTGCATGCTGCAAG aTCCAGGAAAATATAACTTCACACCTCGTCTCTTCCATCTGAGTGCCTCCTCTGGGAGTTTCAAGGccgaggagctgcagagtccaACACGGCTGCCGGGGCTCGTGATGGCAATGCCTTTTGTCCAGGAGAGCCTGTACGCTGCACCACAGCCAG CCTTGTTCCTGCTTGACAACCGCCTAGAGGTCTATCTGTGGCAGAGGGGTCAGCCTGAGCAGACAGAGAGCTCAGCTTTGGCCTGGAGCCGCTGGCATAATGAGAGACGGTGTGCCATGCAAACAGCGCTGCAATACTGCAAAG AGATGAACCCACGACGCCCACCGCAGGCCTACCTCATCTTTGAGGGGTCTGAACCTCTCACCTTCACTAATGTCTTCCCTCGCTGGGAGAGGAGCCTGGGTCCCCACACACAG
- the retsat.2 gene encoding all-trans-retinol 13,14-reductase yields the protein MWISVAIICVALVIFILKYVFTTPGPNPFDLDSREPLKKMVHDRKVKNKVLKQGFLESKVPQNLDAVIIGSGIGGLGLAVLLAKVGKKVLVLEQHDRAGGCCHTFTEKGFEFDVGIHYIGDLLEHKPFRCMLDQMTNGQLQWEPLENPFDQVVLGPPDNRRQYPIYSGRNRFPDELKKCFPGEEKAIDEYMKLVKKVGRGIWLLAMLKLCPAPLAKFLVYTGLAKRLSFFFKMAPRSLTEVVNELTENQDLRAVFTYIFGTYGNMPKDASFAMHSLLVTHYLNGAWYPKGGATEIAYHMIPIIEKAGGAVLVRAPVNRILFNDAKEAYGVSVMKGQEEIHIRAPMVISNAGIFNTYEKLLPKELQAMPAIQNQLGMMKNGEGGLSIFLGLDGTKEDLGLKADNYWIFTENNFDELVVKYLNGNPEESAKSVPLLFVASPSAKDPTWEERSPGKSTLSLVSFANYKWFEEWKDGKVTNRGPDYKELKQIFIDSILDVVMDVFPKITRDKIEYVDCGTPITNTHYIGAPKGEIYGADHGVARFSPELNATVRPQTPLKNLYLTGQDVFVCGFAGALAGALTCGSVILKRNLHLDAIALAKKMKFINNKLKGE from the exons ATGTGGATCAGTGTGGCGATTATCTGTGTGGCTTTGGTCATTTTCATATTGAAATATGTGTTCACTACTCCCGGACCAAACCCCTTTGACCTGGACTCCCGTGAACCGCTTAAAAAAATGGTTCATGACCGGAAAGTGAAGAATAAAGTGCTGAAACAAG GTTTTTTGGAAAGTAAAGTACCCCAGAACCTGGATGCCGTCATCATCGGCAGTGGGATTGGTGGACTTGGACTTGCTGTGCTTCTGGCCAAAGTTGGAAAGAAAGTCCTGGTTCTGGAGCAGCACGATCGGGCCGGAGGATGCTGCCACACGTTCACAGAGAAGGGCTTTGAGTTTGACGTTG GAATCCACTACATTGGTGACCTATTGGAGCACAAGCCATTCCGCTGCATGCTGGACCAGATGACCAATGGACAGCTGCAGTGGGAGCCTCTGGAAAATCCATTCGACCAAGTGGTGCTGGGACCGCCAGACAACCGCCGTCAGTACCCCATCTACAGCGGCAGGAACCGCTTCCCAGATGAGCTGAAGAAGTGCTTCCCCGGAGAGGAGAAGGCCATCGATGAGTACATGAAGCTGGTCAAG AAAGTGGGACGCGGCATTTGGCTCCTGGCTATGCTGAAGCTCTGCCCTGCTCCCTTGGCAAAGTTCCTGGTCTACACCGGCTTAGCCAaacgtctgtccttcttcttcaAAATGGCCCCGCGCAGCCTGACAGAAGTGGTCAATGAACTGACAGAGAACCAGGACCTCAGGGCTGTATTCACCTACATCTTTGGCACCTACG GTAACATGCCCAAAGATGCCAGCTTTGCCATGCACAGTCTGCTGGTCACTCACTACCTGAATGGAGCCTGGTACCCTAAAGGCGGAGCCACTGAAATCGCCTACCACATGATCCCCATTATTGAGAAGGCCGGGGGTGCTGTTCTAGTTCGTGCCCCTGTCAACCGAATCTTGTTCAATGACGCCAAGGAAGCTTATG GTGTGAGTGTTATGAAAGGTCAAGAGGAAATACATATCCGTGCCCCTATGGTCATCTCTAACGCTGGCATCTTCAACACCTACGAGAAGCTGCTGCCCAAAGAACTACAGGCCATGCCAG CTATCCAGAATCAGCTGGGCATGATGAAGAATGGTGAAGGTGGCCTGAGTATTTTCCTGGGCCTGGATGGAACGAAGGAGGACCTGGGCCTGAAAGCCGACAACTACTGGATCTTTACCGAGAACAATTTTGACGAACT GGTGGTAAAGTATTTAAATGGAAATCCGGAAGAGTCTGCTAAGAGTGTGCCTCTCCTGTTTGTTGCGTCTCCATCAGCGAAGGATCCAACCTGGGAGGAAAGAtcaccag GCAAGTCTACTTTGAGTCTGGTCAGTTTTGCCAACTACAAGTGGTTTGAGGAGTGGAAGGACGGCAAAGTGACGAACAGAGGGCCTGACTACAAGGAGCTGAAACAGATTTTCATTGACTCCATTCTGGATGTTGTCATGGATGTTTTCCCCAAGATCACCAGAGACAAG attGAGTACGTCGATTGTGGAACCCCCATCACAAACACGCACTACATCGGAGCCCCTAAAGGTGAGATCTACGGAGCTGATCACGGTGTCGCCCGCTTCAGCCCTGAGCTCAACGCCACAGTGAGACCTCAGACTCCGCTGAAGAACCTCTACCTGACAG GTcaggatgtgtttgtgtgtggcttCGCTGGCGCCCTGGCTGGAGCTCTCACCTGCGGCTCGGTCATTCTCAAGCGCAACCTCCACCTGGATGCCATCGCTTTGGCGAAGAAAATGAAATTTATTAACAACAAACTGAAAGGGGAGTAA
- the nmt1a gene encoding glycylpeptide N-tetradecanoyltransferase 1 — MADENETAPMPEKEDVEDHGHCSDCENEEHHSDDGDRGLGDDTGAKKKKKKQKKKKKSGAPEAAQDPLAKVNSLPADKLQEIQKAIELFSVGQGPAKTMEEATRRSYQFWDTQPVPKLGETVTSHGSIEPDKDHIREEPYSLPQGFSWDTLDLGNAAVLKELYTLLNENYVEDDDNMFRFDYSPEFLLWALRPPGWLPQWHCGVRVNSNQKLVGFISAIPASIQIYDIEKKMVEINFLCVHKKLRSKRVAPVLIREITRRVNRQGIFQAVYTAGVVLPKPVGTCRYWHRSLNPRKLIEVKFSHLSRNMTMQRTMKLYRLPEAPKTSGLRPMTKKDVPVVHRLLRDYLSQFNLVPAMSPEEVSHWLLPRENIIDTYLVENDGKVTDFLSFYTLPSTIMNHAVHRSLKAAYSFYNVHTTTPLLDLMSDALILAKSKGFDVFNALDLMENKTFLEKLKFGIGDGNLQYYLYNWKCPSMGSEKVGLVLQ, encoded by the exons TGACAGGGGTCTCGGTGACGACACTGGcgccaagaagaagaaaaagaagcagaaaaagaagaagaaatctggTGCCCCAGAAGCAGCTCAGGACCCTCTTGCCAAG GTGAATTCATTGCCAGCTGATAAGCTACAAGAGATCCAAAAGGCCATTGAACTGTTCTCTGTTGGCCAAGGTCCTGCCAAAACCATGGAGGAGGCTACTCGGAGGAGTTACCAGTTCTGGGACACACAGCCTGTGCCTAAGCTAG GGGAAACGGTGACATCACACGGCTCCATTGAACCTGACAAGGACCACATTCGTGAGGAGCCCTACAGCCTCCCACAGGGCTTCAGCTGGGACACCCTCGACTTGGGGAACGCTGCTGTG CTCAAGGAGCTTTACACCCTTCTCAATGAGAACTATGTGGAAGACGATGACAACATGTTTCGATTTGATTACTCTCCTGAGTTCCTGCTCTG gGCCCTGCGGCCCCCTGGCTGGTTGCCCCAGTGGCATTGTGGGGTGAGGGTTAACTCTAACCAGAAGCTGGTAGGCTTCATCAGTGCCATTCCTGCCAGCATCCAAATCTATGACAT aGAGAAGAAAATGGTTGAGATCAATTTCCTCTGCGTCCACAAGAAGCTTCGTTCCAAACGAGTCGCTCCGGTTCTGATCAGAGAGATCACCAGACGGGTCAACCGGCAGGGCATCTTCCAGGCTGTTTACACTGCTGGAGTGGTACTGCCCAAACCTGTGGGCACATGCAG GTACTGGCATCGCTCTCTGAACCCACGCAAACTAATCGAGGTGAAGTTCTCTCACCTGAGCAGGAACATGACTATGCAGCGCACCATGAAGTTGTACCGTCTGCCTGAG GCCCCGAAGACTTCGGGTCTGCGGCCGATGACCAAGAAGGATGTGCCGGTGGTGCATCGCCTCCTCCGTGATTACCTGAGCCAGTTCAACCTGGTGCCTGCAATGAGCCCTGAAGAGGTGTCGCACTGGCTGCTGCCCCGGGAGAATATTATTGACACTTACCTGGTGGAG AATGATGGCAAAGTGACTGATTTCCTGAGTTTCTACACACTGCCTTCTACCATTATGAACCACGCTGTGCACCGCAGTCTAAAAGCAGCATACTCCTTCTATAATGTGCACACCACCACCCCCCTGCTTGACCTGATGTCTGATGCTCTTATCCTGGCCAAATCG AAAGGGTTTGATGTCTTCAATGCACTGGATCTAATGGAAAACAAGACTTTCTTGGAGAAGCTTAAGTTTGGCATCGGTGACGGGAATCTTCAGTATTATCTGTACAATTGGAAGTGTCCCAGCATGGGTTCGGAAAAG gTTGGGTTAGTGCTTCAGTGA
- the cdk21 gene encoding cyclin-dependent kinase 4, with translation MDDGTKSLRYELLAEIGEGSYGKVYKAREVGEKQRLLAVKKFNIRGDTSENGIPAFMIREVALLCKMKYFNHPNIVKLLDASAVRVGQSLDLTLVLEYIDQDLSTYLSKVPASGLNRNCIKDVMMQLLQGLDFLHTNMVLHRDLKPENILVSSHGEVKIADFGLARIYTFNIALTPGVVTLWYRAPEVLLNSVYMSSVDMWSAGCILAELYLLRPLFQGYTEVQQLQKIFEVIGLPSDEEWPQDSPISYSVHWGPKSSCTKLLPNLDPDENDLLSQCLAFRPSNRISAAKALAHPFFMKH, from the exons ATGGATGACGGCACTAAATCTCTGCGCTACGAGCTCCTGGCAGAAATAGGAGAGGGCTCTTATGGTAAGGTGTATAAAGCCAGAGAGGTGGGAGAGAAACAGCGCCTCCTAGCGGTGAAGAAATTCAACATCCGCGGAGACACGTCAGAGAACGGGATCCCTGCCTTCATGATCCGCGAGGTGGCGCTGCTGTGCAAGATGAAGTATTTCAACCATCCCAACATAGTCAA GCTGTTGGATGCGTCTGCCGTACGAGTGGGCCAGAGCTTGGACCTCACTCTGGTGTTGGAATACATTGACCAGGATCTGTCTACCTACCTCTCTAAGGTTCCTGCTTCTGGACTGAACCGTAACTGTATTAAG GATGTGATGATGCAGTTGCTGCAAGGATTGGACTTCTTGCACACAAACATGGTGCTGCATCGTGACCTAAAACCAGAAAACATTCTGGTCAGCAGCCACGGAGAAGTCAAGATTGCAGACTTTGGGCTGGCACGCATCTACACCTTTAATATTGCTCTCACTCCAGGT GTTGTGACGCTGTGGTATCGTGCTCCGGAGGTGCTGCTGAACTCAGTGTACATGTCCTCAGTGGACATGTGGAGTGCTGGCTGCATCTTGGCTGAGCTCTACCTTTTGAG ACCACTGTTTCAGGGATACACAGAGGTACAGCAGCTGCAAAAAATCTTTGA GGTTATTGGTTTGCCCAGTGACGAGGAGTGGCCTCAGGACAGTCCCATTTCCTACTCAGTCCACTGGGGACCAAAAAGCTCCTGCACCAAGCTGCTGCCCAACCTGGACCCAGATGAGAACGACCTACTATCT CAATGTCTGGCATTCAGACCAAGTAATCGCATCTCAGCTGCAAAAGCCCTGGCTCACCCTTTCTTCATGAAGCACTGA